The Calditerrivibrio sp. genome includes a window with the following:
- the ispD gene encoding 2-C-methyl-D-erythritol 4-phosphate cytidylyltransferase codes for MSLSIIIPAGGIGKRFSKKEKKQFYKFAGKEIIYHTLLRLKSVDAAEFIIGCSDDDYNVLEDILNDLGIKNYSFAPAGQERQHTVYNCIIRAHSDFVLIHDAVRPFLSKIIIDRMLEHYSKYYGIVCGIKVKDTVKMISDNIVDKTIDRNKLYLIHTPQVFNRNILLRCLKELNDRGIFITDESMALEFFGYEVGFVESEWYNIKITTKEDLHLAEYILMYFDMLAGG; via the coding sequence ATGAGTCTTAGTATAATTATCCCTGCTGGTGGGATCGGAAAGAGATTTTCTAAAAAGGAAAAAAAACAGTTTTATAAATTTGCTGGTAAAGAGATCATATATCATACTCTGCTCAGATTGAAAAGTGTAGATGCAGCAGAGTTTATAATAGGTTGTTCGGATGATGATTACAATGTTCTTGAGGATATATTAAATGACCTTGGTATCAAAAACTATTCCTTCGCTCCTGCAGGTCAGGAAAGACAGCATACGGTCTATAATTGTATTATAAGAGCACATAGCGATTTTGTGCTTATTCATGATGCTGTAAGACCTTTTTTATCGAAGATTATTATCGATAGAATGCTCGAACATTATTCTAAGTATTATGGGATTGTATGTGGTATAAAGGTTAAGGATACGGTAAAGATGATCAGTGATAATATTGTGGATAAAACGATAGATAGAAATAAGCTATATCTTATCCACACACCTCAAGTGTTTAATCGAAACATATTGTTAAGGTGTTTGAAGGAATTAAATGATAGGGGTATTTTTATAACCGATGAGTCGATGGCTCTCGAATTTTTTGGGTATGAGGTAGGTTTTGTGGAATCTGAATGGTACAATATAAAGATCACTACTAAAGAGGATCTACATTTGGCGGAATATATTTTAATGTATTTTGATATGTTAGCAGGAGGTTAG
- a CDS encoding prohibitin family protein, giving the protein MEKNSSFFKSNVPAGGFRKAALIVPILVVTIVLLFIFNPFVVINAGERGVVLTFGKPGDETLSEGLHFVIPIVQKVIKMDVKVQKSQTDAESASKDLQDIHSTIALNFHIIPEKANVIYKTIGLGYRDKIVDPAVQEVVKAVTARYTAVELITQREKVRNDIKVLLKERLIAYNIVVDDFSILNFRFSQQFTQAIEQKQTAEQLALKAQRDLERVKIEAEQKITQAKAEAESLRIQKENVTPLLVELRRIEASLKAIEKWDGKLPAVTGGAIPFLDIEKLKKAEH; this is encoded by the coding sequence ATGGAAAAAAATAGTTCCTTTTTTAAAAGTAATGTACCTGCTGGTGGGTTTAGAAAAGCTGCTCTTATTGTTCCTATACTCGTGGTAACTATAGTATTATTATTTATTTTTAATCCATTTGTTGTGATAAATGCTGGGGAAAGGGGGGTAGTACTTACCTTCGGAAAGCCAGGTGATGAGACGTTATCTGAGGGGCTTCATTTTGTCATCCCTATTGTACAGAAAGTTATTAAAATGGATGTGAAAGTCCAAAAATCCCAAACAGATGCGGAATCTGCTTCTAAGGATCTTCAGGATATACATTCTACAATTGCTCTAAATTTTCATATCATACCTGAAAAAGCTAATGTTATTTACAAGACTATAGGTCTTGGGTATCGGGATAAGATTGTTGATCCTGCTGTACAGGAAGTGGTAAAGGCTGTTACTGCAAGATATACTGCTGTTGAATTAATTACTCAAAGGGAAAAAGTGAGAAACGATATAAAAGTACTACTTAAAGAAAGACTAATTGCTTATAATATTGTGGTAGATGATTTTTCTATTTTAAATTTTCGATTTTCTCAGCAATTTACTCAGGCAATAGAACAAAAACAGACAGCGGAACAATTAGCTTTAAAAGCCCAGAGGGATCTTGAAAGGGTAAAAATAGAGGCTGAGCAGAAGATTACCCAAGCAAAAGCAGAAGCAGAGTCTTTGAGAATACAAAAGGAAAATGTTACACCTTTGCTTGTGGAATTGAGAAGAATAGAGGCTTCCCTTAAAGCTATAGAAAAATGGGATGGGAAACTACCGGCTGTTACCGGAGGTGCCATCCCTTTTTTAGATATAGAAAAGCTGAAAAAAGCAGAACATTGA
- a CDS encoding nuclear transport factor 2 family protein, giving the protein MNIKQVEQFLYNHLKSIYDGDFDTYKRTTSEDLGLYEWFVSPHRIDGIDFHRFMMTNNWAKTKNGYNIHLQDLRIQIYNNTAIASYTLLLSVISENGIEHKVINESRVIIKTKEGLKVVHVHKSPAGK; this is encoded by the coding sequence ATGAATATCAAACAAGTAGAACAGTTTTTATATAACCATTTAAAATCTATTTATGATGGCGATTTTGATACCTACAAACGAACAACATCAGAAGATCTTGGACTTTACGAATGGTTCGTATCACCCCACAGAATAGATGGTATAGATTTCCATAGATTTATGATGACAAACAATTGGGCAAAAACAAAAAATGGTTATAACATCCACCTTCAGGATCTAAGGATTCAGATCTATAATAATACAGCAATTGCTAGTTACACTCTTCTTTTATCAGTGATATCAGAAAATGGTATAGAGCATAAAGTCATAAACGAGTCAAGGGTTATTATAAAAACCAAAGAAGGGCTTAAAGTGGTCCACGTCCACAAAAGCCCAGCAGGTAAATAA
- the leuB gene encoding 3-isopropylmalate dehydrogenase: MYKIAVLPGDGIGPEVMSQAIKVLAKIEKKYNIKFDCSFADVGGIAIDNYGEPLPAHTLKLCEESDAILFGSVGGPKWENLPPDKQPERGALLPLRKHFNLFVNIRPVKVYPALKESCSLKDKFIKDGIDIVILRELTGGIYFGQPKYIAEDRSYAVDTMKYSVKEIQRIAKVAFETAKLRKKTVTSVDKANVLMTSILWREVVTEIWKKEYQDINLNHMYVDNAAMQLVRNPSQFDVILTENMFGDILSDEAAMLTGSIGMLPSASLNEKGFGLYEPIGGTAPDIAGKNIANPTAQILSAALMLRYSFKMDNAAKDIEHAIQKLLEKGIRTADIYYGDENTYKVSTDEFCDELIKLI, encoded by the coding sequence ATGTATAAAATCGCTGTATTACCAGGTGATGGTATCGGTCCTGAAGTGATGAGTCAGGCAATAAAGGTATTAGCTAAAATAGAAAAGAAATACAATATAAAGTTTGATTGCTCTTTTGCAGATGTTGGTGGTATCGCAATAGATAACTATGGAGAACCACTCCCAGCACACACATTAAAGCTATGTGAAGAATCTGACGCCATACTTTTTGGCTCAGTAGGTGGACCAAAATGGGAAAACTTACCACCAGACAAACAGCCTGAAAGGGGAGCTCTACTACCCCTTCGTAAACATTTTAATCTTTTTGTAAATATAAGGCCTGTAAAAGTTTACCCAGCTTTAAAAGAATCATGTTCATTAAAGGATAAATTCATAAAAGATGGTATAGATATCGTTATACTCAGGGAATTAACCGGTGGCATATATTTTGGTCAACCTAAGTACATCGCCGAAGATAGAAGTTACGCTGTGGATACAATGAAGTATTCCGTTAAAGAGATTCAAAGGATTGCCAAAGTAGCCTTTGAAACAGCCAAACTTAGAAAAAAAACAGTAACAAGTGTTGATAAAGCAAATGTACTCATGACATCCATCCTTTGGCGCGAAGTGGTTACAGAGATTTGGAAAAAGGAATACCAGGATATAAATCTAAATCACATGTATGTGGACAATGCGGCAATGCAGCTTGTGAGAAACCCCTCCCAGTTTGATGTCATTCTCACGGAAAATATGTTCGGGGATATATTAAGTGATGAAGCAGCCATGCTCACTGGATCCATCGGTATGCTTCCCTCTGCCTCATTGAATGAAAAAGGTTTTGGATTATACGAACCAATCGGTGGGACTGCACCAGATATAGCTGGTAAAAACATTGCAAACCCAACAGCTCAAATACTATCAGCAGCTCTTATGTTAAGATATAGTTTTAAAATGGATAATGCAGCAAAAGATATTGAACATGCTATCCAAAAACTCCTTGAAAAAGGTATTAGAACAGCTGATATTTACTATGGTGACGAAAATACTTACAAAGTATCAACAGATGAATTTTGTGATGAACTTATTAAATTAATATAG
- a CDS encoding GGDEF domain-containing protein: MYQEKLNYYYLKIAEVLYLFSFTITIVSLKFLELNNSFYNYFIILFLFIFVIVKFSIEENYPSHKIIIYMILLQSQNLFFSSLYTKESLIFIFLILFGVMIYTVLMRDSFTKKIHYIVIVVISSLLIISKNPNSLIYILSLPFVIIIAINFEKTNKITFNIINELSTTDDLTGLLNQSGFMKKIEEEFYRSQRYNKTFSVLMLDSDNLKHVNDTYGHKYGSMVITSIAEVIKSNIRRTDFAARYGGDEFIICLVETEIEGAKEVAERIRKQFELKSFFTKDEKKFNLTVSIGISNYPLSGDSLLDIIDNADKALYESKKQGKNKTTLMIKN, translated from the coding sequence ATGTACCAGGAAAAATTAAACTACTACTACTTAAAGATCGCTGAGGTTCTTTACCTTTTTAGCTTTACAATAACAATTGTCTCACTAAAATTTTTAGAACTGAACAACTCATTTTACAACTACTTCATAATTCTATTTCTTTTTATCTTTGTCATTGTAAAATTTTCAATAGAAGAAAATTATCCAAGCCACAAGATCATCATCTATATGATTCTACTACAATCGCAAAATTTGTTTTTTTCATCCCTGTATACCAAAGAATCGCTGATATTTATCTTTCTCATCTTATTTGGAGTAATGATATATACTGTATTAATGAGAGACAGCTTCACTAAAAAGATACATTACATAGTAATCGTAGTGATATCCTCCCTACTAATAATCTCTAAAAACCCAAATAGCCTTATTTATATCCTTTCATTACCATTCGTCATAATCATAGCCATCAACTTTGAAAAAACCAACAAAATAACATTCAATATCATAAACGAGTTATCCACCACCGACGATCTAACAGGGCTACTCAATCAAAGCGGTTTTATGAAAAAGATAGAAGAGGAGTTTTACAGATCCCAAAGATACAACAAAACATTTTCAGTACTCATGCTGGACTCAGATAACTTAAAGCATGTAAACGACACCTATGGACATAAATACGGAAGCATGGTGATTACTTCAATTGCCGAAGTCATAAAATCCAACATAAGAAGAACTGACTTTGCCGCAAGATATGGAGGAGATGAGTTTATAATCTGTTTAGTAGAAACAGAAATAGAAGGTGCTAAAGAAGTAGCAGAGCGCATTAGAAAACAGTTTGAATTAAAATCTTTTTTCACAAAGGATGAAAAAAAGTTTAATCTAACCGTTAGTATCGGCATAAGCAATTACCCGTTAAGTGGAGATAGCCTACTTGATATCATCGACAACGCAGATAAAGCTCTCTATGAATCAAAAAAACAGGGAAAAAACAAAACAACCCTAATGATTAAAAATTAA
- the ftsE gene encoding cell division ATP-binding protein FtsE, translating into MIKFFNVTVNFFGEKRALDNVSLTIDKGEFVYITGESGAGKSTLLRLIYADLLPTKGVVLVANKDISHISKSSIPYLRRNIGVVFQDYKLLEDRTVYENVKIALEIFYLEKKSMENKILPLLRRLGIYSRRETLVKKLSGGEKQRVAIARALINEPSIILADEPTGNLDQERAEDIISLLYDTVQMGATVVVATHDKYLIEKHNGRIIELKQGQIINDTKKVELA; encoded by the coding sequence ATGATTAAGTTTTTTAATGTTACGGTGAATTTTTTTGGTGAAAAAAGAGCTTTGGACAATGTTTCTCTTACAATCGACAAAGGTGAGTTTGTCTACATCACTGGAGAAAGTGGTGCAGGAAAATCTACATTACTCAGACTTATTTACGCAGATCTTTTGCCTACAAAGGGTGTTGTATTAGTGGCAAACAAAGATATAAGTCATATAAGTAAAAGTAGCATACCATATTTGCGAAGGAATATAGGTGTTGTGTTTCAAGATTATAAGCTTCTCGAGGATAGAACTGTTTATGAAAATGTCAAAATAGCTCTCGAAATATTTTATCTTGAAAAGAAATCCATGGAGAATAAGATATTACCTTTGTTAAGAAGACTAGGGATATACAGTAGAAGGGAAACGTTGGTAAAGAAGCTTTCAGGAGGCGAAAAACAGAGGGTTGCTATTGCTAGAGCCTTGATCAATGAACCATCCATAATTTTGGCAGATGAACCTACTGGTAACCTTGATCAGGAAAGAGCAGAAGACATTATATCTCTTTTATATGATACTGTTCAGATGGGTGCCACCGTTGTGGTTGCTACCCATGATAAGTACCTAATAGAGAAACATAACGGTAGAATAATAGAATTAAAACAGGGACAGATAATAAATGATACCAAAAAAGTTGAATTGGCATAA
- a CDS encoding permease-like cell division protein FtsX yields the protein MSYSVDNFFGNLVNIQNIRAYLKDTSKDKVDKLMLELKKLRSVKEVKFYSSAESHRYLKNSYMGEKYLELLPQEFFPSFIEIVLKDSFQELRYVKEVELELSKSDIVEVTSFGEKWLINFLSVKVGLKIFVMVLTFLLSVSIGSVIYNTINLKLYKFKDEIKIYNLVGATRSFIVTPFVFASIIEVTLSFLVAFILQYITFFSIKYFFLDKLGLIFIKNPSFFLLLAIYTSILVISFLASILSVFSFLDKMGAIGE from the coding sequence TTGAGTTATTCGGTTGATAATTTTTTTGGAAACCTTGTAAATATTCAGAATATAAGAGCATACCTTAAAGACACTTCGAAGGATAAAGTAGATAAGCTTATGTTGGAGTTGAAAAAGCTAAGAAGTGTTAAAGAAGTTAAATTTTACTCTTCAGCAGAATCCCATAGGTATCTAAAAAATTCATATATGGGTGAGAAATACTTAGAACTACTTCCCCAGGAGTTTTTCCCTTCTTTTATTGAAATAGTTTTAAAAGATAGTTTTCAGGAGTTAAGATATGTAAAGGAGGTTGAGCTTGAACTAAGCAAGTCTGATATTGTAGAGGTCACATCTTTTGGGGAGAAGTGGCTAATAAACTTTTTATCAGTAAAGGTTGGTTTGAAGATCTTTGTTATGGTATTAACATTCCTATTGTCTGTGTCGATAGGTTCAGTTATATATAATACTATCAATCTAAAGTTGTATAAGTTTAAGGATGAAATAAAAATATATAATTTAGTTGGAGCCACCAGAAGCTTTATAGTAACGCCATTTGTTTTTGCTTCAATAATAGAGGTTACACTCTCCTTTTTAGTAGCGTTTATACTCCAGTATATTACATTTTTTTCTATAAAATATTTTTTTCTTGATAAACTGGGGTTAATATTTATTAAAAATCCATCTTTCTTTTTGTTATTAGCTATTTATACCTCTATATTGGTTATCTCTTTTCTTGCATCTATTCTTTCGGTCTTTTCCTTTTTGGATAAGATGGGGGCTATAGGTGAGTAG